The genome window TGAACTTGAACTTGAGTAGGACTCAAGTTGAGCTCGAGCATCATAAAAAAAGTTCACAAGTTAAAGCTCGACTTTGAACTCAAGTATAGACATTTTGAGAAAAATCGAGCTCtaatacaatattatttgaattCGATTCAACTTGCGTGCAACCCTAGTTTTGATTctcaaattttggaaatgttttaatggtcattgaaatttttatttgacTATAATCACACTAATGTCCTTACAAACTAAATTgaatcttgaaaattttttaatgttCTAACTTTAAAGGTCAAATTTTCAATTAttcttctaagcataatatgaaaatttgtttggattgtaatttttttcaaaaaattttatatttctcataaacatatttttaaattattttttatttcacatgcattcaatcaatacaatatatatattttttataaaaactccAGAAACAGTAATTAAAACGGCCTACTAACTACCAGAACGGGCTAAAACGTTTTTTCTTATTGTGATGCGATCAAACAAAACtgttccttaaaaaattcaatcCGAGCTCAGATCGGGCACAATCCGCATCATCATCATGGATCTAGACACAGACAATGAAAAAGTGATGTATCTTTACACTATTTAGTAATTAGCAATGCTGCTGTAGAAAACGGTCGAATTGAGTGGGTCCCGTTAACAACGGGGCCACGTGGAGTAGTGTACCCTATCCTTTTCATCTTACAACAGCTCTCTAGTCTATACTTCTATACTCTATAGTGGTCCATACTTTCCATTTCTAcccttttctctcctttttttttttggcctctCGTCAGATAGGTGTACCAACATTGTCGGTCCCAGCACAGTCAGCACTCCTTAACGCCTCGATTCCCTCAGCTCCATGAACCAAATCACTCCGTGTAATCGGATCTAAACCGTCACATTATACCCGAATTGGACTGATACTGTATTCGGatcttttttaaatttaatttatccttCTTGCAAAAAGGGAAAACATTTCAATAACAATATTCAATTTGGGCACCTCTGGATTTACATCTATTTACAATGGAGAACTGACTTGAGGGCCATATAACGCATATAAAGATTAACATTGTAAATTTTAATCTTTGatctattttgttttgtttagcaTCAATGTAGATCATTACTGAGTTTTTCGAAAAACTTTGGGTAATGTCAAAAATTGATACCATAAATTAGCACACAGAAGTTGAAATACTATTTTCAACATGAAAATGCTTATGTATGTAAATGCAATGCTCTAAATATCCATTTGTTTGACAATTTTCACAATTTCTCTACGGCACAAGGATATTTATAATTAAAAACGAAATTAGATTTTGAAGTCAGCAAGAGACAAATTTCATAGAGATTTACAGTAATGAAATAATACCGTATGAATGTTTGGAtagttaaaatttttcaaataatattttacttacatcataaacacgttttttaatccaattttttatattttaaactaACTTtatatctcatatacatcacaaaaaatactataataattattttaaataatattttaaacattaatctatccaaacacacactTTGCATGAATTTCACTCTACTCAGACTTCAAAGGTCTATATGGTTTATCAAATAGTGTTCTACTTGCATTAGAAATAcaattttaatcacttttttatgtCACGTATTGTTACATTACAAAAAGTGTTATAATATTATTTCagattattttttcaaataatcagTATTTACCAAATCAATATTCTACTGGATGCAAACAGGATGCTATCGGATCCTAAACAAACCGGGTCCTATCATCATCATTCAGCCCGCACACAGCCCCATCCTAAACAAACGCCCTACACTTATTTCTATAAATCCTGCTACACCACTTCCCCTTCTCTCCTGCATTCCCTCAGCCCACATTCATTCCTCGGTGCACACTCCACATTCCCACTTCCCCCATCACCCCATACCCCCAGCTGCTGCCAATCCCCAGCCAAAGTAATCCATCCCATATTGCAACTTTTACTCTCTCATTCATGCTCTGTTCTCCCAAGTTTCAGAGCATGATGGAATATTTCAACGTCCCCCTCCTGCTCCTCCTCATCCTCTCAATCTTTTCTCATTCAGGTAAAATCCCACCATCTCTTTTTGCTCATTCATGGCTATTTTAGtccccaaaaaggaaaaaaaaaactctcatcATTTcacaccttttcttttattattcaTTCCCCCATGCAACTATCCCATACACGCACGCACGCGCGCACACactctacaacaccatttttgCACACACGTACCCACATGGGTGTGTGCGTTTTTATGCATATATGTTGATGTTTTggtgcattttcattttgcaGATGGGGGTTCAATAGGGGTGAATTATGGGAGAATAGCAGATAACCTCCCATCAGCAAGCAAAGTAGCGGAGCTCCTAAAATCTCAGGGTTTGGATCGGGTCAAGGTGTACGACACGGATCCGGCGGTTCTCAAAGCCTTAGCCGGGTCGGGTGTTAAAGTAACCGTGGACCTCCCAAATGAGCTTCTCTTCTCCGCCGCCAGACGGCCTTCTTTCGCCTACTCCTGGGTCCAGCGAAACGTCGCTGCTTACCATCCCGCCACCCAAATCGAAGCCATTGCCGTCGGTAATGAAGTCTTCGTCGACCCGCAAAACACGACCCGGTTCCTTGTACCCGCCATGAAAAACATCCATTCCGCCCTTGAGAAGTACAACTTCCATGACGACATCAAGGTATCTTCCCCAATAGCCCTCAGCGCCCTCCAGAATTCCTACCCATCTTCTGCCGGGTCATTCCGACCCGATTTGATCGAGCCCGTTTTCAAACCCATGCTGGATTTCCTCCGCCAAACCGGGTCATACCTCATGGTCAATGCCTACCCGTTTTTCGCCTACGAATCGAACTCTGACGTCATCTCCTTAGACTACGCACTCTTTCGAGAAAACCCGGGAGTCGTAGACGCCGGTAACGGAAAGCATTACTTTAGTCTCTTTGACGCCCAGATCGACGCCGTTTTTGCGGCAATGTCGGCTATCAAGTACGACGACGTTTCAATTGTAGTCACTGAAACCGGCTGGCCTTCGAAAGGAGACCCGAATGAAATCGGAGCCTCCGTCGAAAACGCAGCTGCATATAACGGAAATCTAGTGAAGAGAATCCTGACAGGCGGTGGGACCCCCTTGAGACCCAAAGAAAATCTGACCGTCTATTTGTTCGCCCTTTTCAACGAGGACAAAAAGGTGGGGCCCACTTCCGAGAGAAATTACGGGTTATTTTACCCTAACGAAGACAAAGTTTACGACGTTCCTTTTACCGTCGAAGGATTGAAGCATTACCACGACAACCCTACTCCGGTGACCGGTGACAGGAGAAACTCGAAGGGCACCAGCGGTAATTCACACAGCTATTCAGGGCAAACTTGGTGCGTCGCGAATGGGGATGAGGAGAGAGAGAAGCTGCAGGTGGCTCTAGATTTCGCTTGTGGTGAGGGAGGGGCTGATTGCCGTCCGATCCAGCCTGGGTCCACG of Coffea arabica cultivar ET-39 chromosome 5c, Coffea Arabica ET-39 HiFi, whole genome shotgun sequence contains these proteins:
- the LOC113687901 gene encoding glucan endo-1,3-beta-D-glucosidase, with the translated sequence MLCSPKFQSMMEYFNVPLLLLLILSIFSHSDGGSIGVNYGRIADNLPSASKVAELLKSQGLDRVKVYDTDPAVLKALAGSGVKVTVDLPNELLFSAARRPSFAYSWVQRNVAAYHPATQIEAIAVGNEVFVDPQNTTRFLVPAMKNIHSALEKYNFHDDIKVSSPIALSALQNSYPSSAGSFRPDLIEPVFKPMLDFLRQTGSYLMVNAYPFFAYESNSDVISLDYALFRENPGVVDAGNGKHYFSLFDAQIDAVFAAMSAIKYDDVSIVVTETGWPSKGDPNEIGASVENAAAYNGNLVKRILTGGGTPLRPKENLTVYLFALFNEDKKVGPTSERNYGLFYPNEDKVYDVPFTVEGLKHYHDNPTPVTGDRRNSKGTSGNSHSYSGQTWCVANGDEEREKLQVALDFACGEGGADCRPIQPGSTCYDPNTLDAHASFAFNSYYQKKGRAIGTCYFGGAAYVVSIPPKYGKCEFPTGY